A section of the Microbacterium forte genome encodes:
- a CDS encoding NfeD family protein produces the protein MDNFATFVQFIDQWAWIGWLILIAIFLVIEMLTLDFTFLMLSFGSAVGLVTDFLGIPVWVQVLIAAAAAALFILFLRPPLIKRLHRGEDPTKSNVEALLNLRGTALQDITQISGQVKLSNGDTWTARTAGAVPIPQGSPIAVIAINGATATVRPVND, from the coding sequence GGCATGGATCGGGTGGCTGATCCTGATCGCCATCTTCCTCGTGATCGAGATGCTCACTCTCGACTTCACCTTCCTGATGCTGAGCTTCGGCAGCGCAGTCGGCCTCGTCACCGATTTCCTCGGCATCCCGGTGTGGGTCCAGGTGCTGATCGCCGCGGCGGCGGCCGCACTGTTCATCCTCTTCCTGCGTCCGCCGCTGATCAAGCGTCTGCATCGCGGCGAAGACCCGACCAAGTCCAACGTCGAGGCCCTGCTGAATCTGCGAGGCACGGCCCTGCAGGACATCACCCAGATCTCCGGACAGGTGAAGCTGAGCAACGGCGACACCTGGACCGCCCGCACCGCAGGGGCCGTGCCGATCCCCCAGGGCTCACCGATCGCAGTGATCGCGATCAACGGCGCGACCGCGACCGTCCGTCCCGTCAACGACTAG
- a CDS encoding SPFH domain-containing protein, with protein MDDASFIPAAIGWILVIAIIIFVVVTLARSIRIIPQATAGVVERLGRYHKTLMPGLNILVPFIDRLRPLIDMREQVVSFPPQPVITEDNLVVSIDTVVYFQVTDARAATYEIANYLGAVEQLTTTTLRNVVGGLNLEEALTSRDNINGQLRVVLDEATGKWGIRVGRVELKAIDPPISIQDSMEKQMRAERDRRAAILTAEGTKQSAILEAEGARQAEILRAEGDKQAAVLRAQGEAEAIQNVFTAIHQGEPDDKLLAYQYLQMLPKISEGQSNKLWIIPSELTEALKGIGTAFTPKPGQPPTNHPGA; from the coding sequence TTGGACGATGCATCGTTCATCCCCGCCGCGATCGGGTGGATACTCGTCATCGCGATCATCATCTTCGTGGTGGTCACGCTGGCTCGCTCCATCCGCATCATCCCGCAGGCCACAGCCGGCGTGGTCGAGCGCCTGGGCCGCTATCACAAGACGTTGATGCCCGGACTCAACATCCTGGTGCCCTTCATCGATCGCCTCCGGCCCCTCATCGACATGCGCGAACAGGTGGTCTCGTTCCCGCCGCAGCCTGTGATCACCGAGGACAACCTCGTGGTCTCGATCGACACCGTCGTCTACTTCCAGGTGACCGACGCTCGCGCCGCGACATACGAGATCGCGAACTACCTCGGTGCGGTCGAGCAGCTCACGACGACGACCCTCCGAAACGTGGTCGGTGGCCTCAACCTCGAAGAGGCTCTGACGAGCCGCGACAACATCAACGGCCAGCTCCGCGTCGTTCTCGACGAGGCGACCGGCAAATGGGGCATCCGCGTCGGGCGAGTGGAGCTGAAGGCGATCGACCCGCCCATCTCCATCCAGGATTCGATGGAGAAGCAGATGCGCGCCGAGCGTGACCGCCGTGCGGCCATCCTCACGGCCGAGGGAACCAAGCAGTCCGCGATCCTCGAGGCGGAGGGCGCACGGCAGGCGGAGATTCTCCGCGCAGAGGGTGACAAGCAGGCGGCTGTGCTGCGCGCCCAGGGTGAGGCCGAGGCGATCCAGAATGTCTTCACCGCCATCCACCAGGGTGAGCCGGATGACAAGCTGCTGGCCTACCAGTACCTGCAGATGCTGCCGAAGATCAGCGAGGGACAGTCGAACAAGCTCTGGATCATCCCGAGCGAGCTGACCGAGGCGCTCAAGGGCATCGGCACCGCGTTCACGCCGAAGCCCGGACAGCCTCCGACGAACCACCCGGGCGCGTGA
- a CDS encoding glycerophosphodiester phosphodiesterase family protein — MTHPYFEKAAHPRVLAHRGLITTAGEDSGVWENSAAAFAAAHAAGAEYIETDCRMTADGDVVLFHDATLQRLAGDPRPVRDVRTRELAAIFADHGGLLTVAEALSAFPTTRFNIDVKTTEAAEPLGPILEDHTHRVLVTSFSDSDRRATIASVLRAGAALRPATSGGSRTIAAVRALSAVRVSPGRALRDIDVLQIPERHRGVKVLTPPLISAAHRRGVEVHVWTVNDADSMRRLVDAGVDGIVTDRADLALATIGR, encoded by the coding sequence GTGACGCACCCCTACTTCGAGAAGGCAGCCCACCCCCGAGTCCTCGCTCACCGCGGTCTGATCACCACGGCGGGCGAGGACTCCGGCGTCTGGGAGAACTCGGCAGCGGCCTTCGCCGCGGCTCACGCCGCCGGCGCCGAGTACATCGAGACGGACTGCCGGATGACGGCCGACGGTGACGTCGTTCTCTTCCACGATGCGACGCTGCAGCGCCTTGCCGGCGACCCCCGACCCGTGCGGGATGTACGCACCCGTGAGCTCGCCGCGATCTTCGCCGATCACGGCGGTCTCCTCACCGTCGCCGAGGCCCTGTCGGCATTCCCGACGACGCGCTTCAACATCGATGTGAAGACCACCGAGGCCGCCGAGCCCCTCGGCCCGATTCTCGAAGATCACACGCACCGTGTGCTCGTCACCAGCTTCTCGGATTCCGACCGTCGCGCCACGATCGCATCGGTGCTCCGTGCCGGTGCCGCTCTCAGACCGGCCACATCGGGTGGCAGTCGCACCATCGCCGCAGTTCGCGCCCTCTCGGCTGTCCGCGTCTCCCCCGGCCGCGCGCTGCGCGACATCGACGTCCTCCAGATCCCCGAGCGTCACCGCGGTGTGAAGGTTCTCACTCCCCCTCTGATCAGCGCCGCGCACCGACGCGGCGTCGAGGTTCACGTGTGGACGGTGAACGACGCCGACTCCATGCGACGGCTGGTCGATGCAGGTGTCGACGGGATCGTCACGGACCGCGCGGACCTCGCGCTGGCGACGATCGGCCGCTGA
- a CDS encoding RNA polymerase-binding protein RbpA has product MADRSLRGIRLGAQSLQSEEGVVFMERRETTYICDTCGHVTNLMFSADAEPPQTWECRACGADARLNVDGQAVTLDATDEKAARTHWDMLLERRTRAELEELLEERLAFIRARRGAGEDPTREKIGA; this is encoded by the coding sequence ATGGCAGATCGCAGCCTACGCGGCATCCGACTCGGCGCCCAGAGCCTACAGAGCGAAGAGGGCGTCGTTTTCATGGAGCGCCGTGAAACCACCTACATCTGTGACACCTGCGGCCATGTCACGAACCTGATGTTCTCGGCGGACGCAGAACCGCCCCAGACCTGGGAATGCCGTGCCTGCGGAGCGGACGCCCGCCTGAACGTCGACGGCCAGGCCGTCACGCTCGACGCGACCGACGAGAAGGCAGCCCGGACGCACTGGGACATGCTTCTCGAGCGTCGTACACGCGCAGAACTCGAAGAACTGCTCGAAGAGCGACTCGCCTTCATCCGCGCGCGCCGCGGTGCAGGTGAAGACCCGACCCGCGAGAAGATCGGCGCCTAG
- the lnt gene encoding apolipoprotein N-acyltransferase — MPDSPARQRPLLPLSLALPVAALAALLMNLSYPDAAVWALAFPATALLLVALIGRRVGGALAVGLVYGVIFFGLLVSFTSRYLGPLPWAALSVLEGVLTAVALILITLAYRWIPTAFPGAWARLLLLPAVVAALWVGREVFVGSWPYGGFPWARLGMSQAESPLAPVTSWIGVSGLSFLMVFLVALLIQVIRERAWRRPTALIAPVIVTVALLITPLFPTTVTGSMRIAAVQGNGPSGYFDERQPYSLIDAQTDATEPLYGEDVDLLVWPEGSLDFDPFQSDSLARRMSAITSRIGAPLLANAATEREGLFYNTSLLWTEDGGDGQLHDKRHPVPFGEYVPDRAFFNALAPDLIGLIQREYTPGTNPPVIDVDGVRVGLAICFDVIYDDVISEGMAEGAEVLVFQTNNADFRGTNENLQQLAFARMRAIETGRSVVNISTVGTSQIIRPDGSTVSSLDAGKAGALLEDVELRSGLTAGVVTGPWIQMLLLWGGLGALAFGRLRARRR, encoded by the coding sequence ATGCCTGATTCCCCAGCGCGACAGCGCCCTCTTCTGCCGCTTTCGCTCGCCCTTCCCGTTGCGGCCCTGGCTGCGCTCCTGATGAATCTCTCCTACCCGGATGCCGCGGTGTGGGCACTGGCGTTCCCGGCCACCGCGTTGCTGCTCGTCGCGCTCATCGGCCGTCGGGTCGGAGGCGCGCTCGCGGTGGGGCTGGTCTACGGGGTGATCTTCTTCGGACTGCTCGTGTCGTTCACCTCGCGCTACCTCGGCCCGCTGCCCTGGGCCGCACTGAGCGTCCTCGAAGGCGTCCTCACGGCGGTGGCGCTGATCCTGATCACGCTCGCCTATCGATGGATCCCCACAGCCTTCCCTGGCGCCTGGGCGCGCCTCCTGCTTCTTCCGGCCGTCGTGGCCGCGCTGTGGGTCGGGCGCGAGGTGTTCGTCGGCTCCTGGCCGTACGGAGGCTTCCCGTGGGCCCGTCTGGGCATGAGCCAGGCCGAGAGCCCGCTGGCCCCGGTCACCTCGTGGATCGGCGTCAGCGGTCTCAGCTTCCTGATGGTGTTCCTCGTCGCCCTCCTCATCCAGGTGATTCGCGAACGTGCCTGGCGACGCCCGACCGCGCTGATCGCACCGGTCATCGTGACGGTGGCCCTGCTCATCACGCCCCTGTTCCCCACGACCGTCACCGGGTCGATGCGCATCGCCGCGGTGCAGGGGAACGGGCCGAGCGGGTATTTCGACGAGCGCCAGCCCTACTCGCTCATCGACGCGCAGACGGACGCGACCGAACCGCTCTACGGCGAAGACGTCGATCTGCTGGTCTGGCCCGAGGGATCGCTCGACTTCGACCCGTTCCAGTCGGATTCATTGGCGCGGAGGATGAGCGCGATCACCTCGCGAATCGGCGCGCCGCTGCTTGCCAACGCCGCGACGGAGCGAGAGGGCCTGTTCTACAACACCTCACTGCTGTGGACGGAAGACGGCGGGGACGGGCAGCTGCACGACAAGCGGCACCCGGTTCCCTTCGGCGAGTACGTGCCCGACCGTGCCTTCTTCAATGCACTCGCGCCCGATCTGATCGGACTCATCCAACGCGAATACACCCCGGGAACGAACCCGCCGGTCATCGATGTCGACGGCGTGAGGGTCGGATTGGCGATCTGCTTCGACGTCATCTACGACGACGTGATCAGCGAGGGAATGGCCGAAGGAGCCGAGGTTCTCGTCTTCCAGACCAACAACGCCGACTTCCGAGGCACCAACGAGAATCTGCAGCAGCTGGCATTCGCGAGGATGCGGGCGATCGAGACCGGCCGCAGCGTCGTGAACATCTCGACGGTGGGCACGAGCCAGATCATCCGCCCGGATGGGTCCACCGTATCGAGCCTCGACGCAGGAAAGGCCGGAGCGCTGCTCGAGGATGTCGAGCTTCGCTCCGGCCTGACAGCCGGTGTCGTCACCGGCCCCTGGATCCAGATGCTGCTGCTGTGGGGCGGGCTGGGCGCGCTGGCCTTCGGGCGGTTGCGCGCCCGTCGGCGCTAG